The proteins below come from a single Asanoa ferruginea genomic window:
- a CDS encoding MFS transporter produces the protein MTEIIELTRQAARPAGRRPNSTLVVLYLSLGGLAFAVLQSLVAPALSTIGQDLNASTADVSWILTAYLLSASVLTPILGRLGDMVGKRRVLIVVLAVLLLGTLLAALAPNLIVLIIARALQGAAGAILPLSIGIVRDELPREKVGVTVGLLSAIFGVGAGVGIVAAGPIVEHLSWHWLFWLPLVVVVIALVGAIFGIPESPVRKPGRLDVLGAGILSVALVSLLLAISKGQSWGWGATSTVGLLVLGLVALVVFVLVELRVGEPLVDMRLMRLRGVWATDVVALGLGFAMFGTFLLIPTLLQLPAATGYGFGKSVSQSGLFLLPTVLTMVVFGPLAGLLDRRFGPKLPMFLGVSLVVVAFALPAVAHDAIWQMLLSGILTGAGIGLAFAAMSNAIIESVPAAQTGEATSVNTIARTIGSSIGTAVVAAVITSHSTPQGLPTDDAFTYGFWVCAAAGLVAVVASLVLPWGRRRTA, from the coding sequence ATGACAGAGATCATCGAGCTAACGCGCCAAGCCGCCCGCCCCGCCGGCCGGCGCCCCAACAGCACGCTCGTCGTGCTCTACCTGTCGCTGGGCGGTCTGGCCTTCGCGGTGCTCCAGTCGCTGGTCGCGCCGGCGTTGTCGACGATCGGGCAGGACCTGAACGCCTCGACGGCCGACGTGAGCTGGATTCTGACCGCCTACCTGCTGTCCGCGTCGGTGCTGACGCCGATCCTCGGCCGGCTCGGTGACATGGTCGGCAAGCGCCGCGTGCTCATCGTGGTGCTGGCGGTGCTGCTGCTCGGCACGTTGCTGGCCGCGCTCGCACCCAACCTGATCGTGCTGATCATCGCCCGCGCCCTCCAGGGCGCCGCCGGCGCCATCCTGCCGCTGTCGATCGGCATCGTCCGCGACGAACTGCCCCGCGAAAAGGTCGGCGTCACCGTCGGCCTGCTGTCGGCCATCTTCGGCGTCGGCGCCGGCGTCGGCATCGTGGCCGCCGGCCCGATCGTCGAGCACCTGTCGTGGCACTGGCTGTTCTGGCTCCCGCTGGTGGTCGTGGTCATCGCCCTGGTCGGAGCGATCTTCGGCATCCCCGAGTCGCCGGTCCGCAAACCGGGTCGCCTCGACGTGCTCGGCGCCGGGATCCTGTCCGTGGCGCTGGTCTCGCTGCTCCTCGCGATCAGCAAGGGCCAGAGCTGGGGCTGGGGCGCGACCTCGACCGTCGGCCTGCTCGTGCTCGGCCTCGTCGCCCTGGTCGTCTTCGTCCTGGTCGAGTTGCGGGTCGGCGAGCCGCTCGTCGACATGCGGCTGATGCGCCTGCGTGGCGTCTGGGCCACCGACGTCGTCGCCCTGGGTCTCGGCTTCGCGATGTTCGGCACGTTCCTGCTGATCCCGACGCTGCTGCAACTGCCCGCGGCGACCGGCTACGGCTTCGGCAAGTCGGTGTCCCAGTCGGGCCTGTTCCTGCTGCCCACGGTGCTGACGATGGTGGTCTTCGGCCCGCTGGCCGGCCTGCTCGACCGCCGCTTCGGCCCCAAGCTCCCGATGTTCCTCGGTGTCTCCCTGGTCGTGGTGGCGTTCGCGCTGCCGGCCGTCGCACACGACGCGATCTGGCAGATGCTGCTCTCCGGAATCCTCACCGGTGCCGGCATCGGCCTGGCGTTCGCGGCGATGTCCAACGCCATCATCGAGAGCGTTCCGGCCGCCCAGACCGGCGAGGCGACCAGCGTCAACACGATCGCCCGGACCATCGGCAGCAGCATCGGCACCGCCGTCGTCGCGGCCGTCATCACCTCGCACAGCACACCGCAGGGCCTGCCCACCGACGACGCGTTCACCTACGGTTTCTGGGTCTGCGCGGCCGCCGGCCTGGTCGCGGTCGTGGCCTCGCTGGTCCTGCCCTGGGGCCGCCGCCGCACCGCGTGA
- the pepN gene encoding aminopeptidase N translates to MSLTLDEARARAAMLAEVSYDLALDVTAADTFRSRVAVRFTTTGGDTFLELHRAEALEVTLDGSTIIPGYDGSRIALAGLTPGPHEVVVDARLRYVTDGEGMHTFTDPVDGERYVGGYLGVDITQRLFACFDQLDLRAPITLTVTADPTWTVLSNGLPTYAENGQFGFATTQPIACDLFAVVAGPYHSVRWEHRGLAMGWHARRSLAAELDRDAAELRRVTEVCFDHYAEIFTEPFPFDSYDQVFVPELNWGAMECPGCVTFEESMLPRTRVTDDDRRQRAEVIAHEMSHMWFGDLVSPVWWEDVWLNESFADYMGFEVAETAAGFAGTRVSFEAAYKPRAYLADRRRSTHPVAPNAADVPDVDTGTTIFDEISYWKGNAVLRQLVTWLGEADFLAGVNAHLTKHRFDNATLEDLLSALDAASPRDVRGWARVWLRQSGHDTIRVTRRGDVPVLTRDGVRPHRFTVAAFSASLELVGTRLVDLADEPLALPEWAGLVVVPNAYGETFARIALDPVSAGAVSRGLADVPDPLVRAVLWTTMLDQVSPADHLDLLARQLPREPSPTLVAAALSRTLRMVRRMPASLEPVAAACALDAEPDEQRAVALARGLAWSTSDTALLRRWLDADATDQGWALDPELRWAVVRRLAELGGIDAAQIEAERLRDGTAGADLGALTALAARPTAEAKSAAWAAMTEDADVPVSRFRALADGLWSLSQRDLVAPYVAAYVTLAPSLAARGSAFAAAVGAAFPALPLTDEELSLVRDALRADVPTVLRRAWEDELDDRAA, encoded by the coding sequence GTGTCGCTGACCTTGGACGAGGCCCGGGCCCGGGCCGCCATGCTCGCCGAAGTCTCCTACGATCTGGCGCTCGACGTCACGGCCGCGGACACGTTCCGCAGCCGGGTCGCCGTCCGGTTCACCACCACCGGCGGTGACACGTTCCTCGAACTGCATCGGGCGGAGGCGCTCGAGGTGACGCTCGACGGATCGACGATCATTCCGGGGTACGACGGGAGCCGGATCGCCCTGGCCGGCCTGACACCCGGGCCGCACGAGGTGGTCGTCGACGCCCGGCTGCGTTATGTCACCGACGGTGAGGGCATGCACACCTTCACCGATCCGGTCGACGGTGAGCGCTACGTCGGCGGGTATCTCGGTGTCGACATCACCCAGCGGCTGTTCGCCTGCTTCGACCAGCTCGACCTGCGGGCACCGATCACGCTGACGGTGACGGCGGATCCAACGTGGACGGTGCTGTCCAACGGGCTCCCGACGTACGCCGAGAATGGTCAATTCGGTTTTGCCACCACTCAACCGATCGCGTGCGACCTGTTCGCCGTGGTGGCCGGGCCCTACCACTCGGTGCGGTGGGAGCATCGCGGCCTGGCGATGGGCTGGCACGCCCGCCGCTCGCTGGCCGCCGAGCTCGACCGCGACGCCGCGGAGTTGCGCAGGGTCACCGAGGTCTGCTTCGACCACTACGCCGAGATCTTCACCGAGCCGTTCCCGTTCGACTCCTACGACCAGGTGTTCGTGCCCGAGCTCAACTGGGGCGCGATGGAGTGCCCGGGCTGCGTCACGTTCGAGGAGTCGATGCTGCCGCGGACGCGGGTCACCGACGACGACCGCCGCCAGCGCGCCGAGGTGATCGCGCACGAGATGTCGCACATGTGGTTCGGCGACCTGGTGTCCCCGGTCTGGTGGGAGGACGTCTGGCTCAACGAGTCGTTCGCCGACTACATGGGCTTCGAGGTGGCCGAGACGGCGGCCGGGTTCGCCGGCACCCGGGTGTCGTTCGAGGCGGCCTACAAGCCCCGCGCCTACCTCGCCGACCGGCGTCGGTCGACGCACCCGGTGGCACCGAACGCGGCCGACGTGCCCGATGTGGACACCGGCACGACCATCTTCGACGAGATCTCCTACTGGAAGGGAAACGCGGTCCTCCGCCAGCTCGTGACCTGGCTGGGCGAGGCGGACTTCCTGGCGGGGGTGAACGCGCACCTCACGAAGCACCGGTTCGACAACGCCACGCTCGAAGACCTGCTGTCGGCGCTCGACGCCGCCTCGCCGCGCGACGTGCGCGGTTGGGCGCGGGTCTGGCTGCGGCAGTCGGGGCACGACACGATCCGGGTCACCCGCCGCGGCGACGTGCCGGTGCTGACCCGCGACGGCGTGCGGCCACACCGGTTCACCGTGGCGGCGTTCTCGGCGTCGCTGGAGCTGGTCGGCACGCGGCTGGTCGACCTCGCCGACGAGCCGCTCGCGCTGCCGGAGTGGGCCGGGCTGGTGGTGGTGCCCAACGCGTACGGCGAGACGTTCGCCCGGATCGCGCTGGATCCGGTCTCGGCCGGCGCCGTGTCGCGCGGGCTGGCCGACGTGCCGGACCCGCTCGTGCGGGCGGTGCTCTGGACGACGATGCTCGACCAGGTGTCGCCGGCCGACCACCTGGACCTGCTGGCGCGGCAACTCCCGCGCGAGCCGTCGCCGACCCTGGTGGCCGCGGCCCTCAGTCGCACGCTGCGGATGGTGCGCCGGATGCCGGCGTCGCTCGAGCCCGTCGCCGCGGCCTGCGCGCTCGACGCCGAGCCGGACGAGCAGCGCGCGGTCGCCCTGGCGCGCGGGCTGGCCTGGAGCACGAGCGACACCGCGCTGCTGCGGCGCTGGCTGGACGCGGACGCGACCGACCAGGGCTGGGCGCTGGACCCGGAGCTGCGCTGGGCCGTCGTACGCCGGCTGGCCGAGCTGGGCGGCATCGACGCCGCGCAGATCGAGGCCGAGCGGCTGCGGGACGGCACGGCCGGGGCCGATCTCGGCGCGTTGACGGCGCTGGCTGCCCGCCCGACGGCCGAGGCGAAGTCGGCGGCCTGGGCGGCGATGACGGAGGACGCCGACGTGCCGGTCAGCCGCTTCCGGGCGCTGGCCGACGGGCTCTGGTCACTGTCGCAGCGGGACCTGGTCGCGCCGTATGTCGCCGCCTACGTCACGCTCGCACCGTCGCTGGCCGCCCGCGGGTCGGCGTTCGCCGCCGCGGTCGGCGCCGCGTTCCCAGCGCTGCCGTTGACCGACGAGGAACTGTCTCTGGTACGCGACGCGCTGCGCGCCGACGTGCCCACCGTGCTGCGGCGGGCCTGGGAGGACGAACTCGACGACCGCGCGGCCTGA
- a CDS encoding TetR/AcrR family transcriptional regulator yields the protein MTIARRRDAAGTRQLLLRAARSRFARNGYAATTVRDIADEAGVNVALISRYFASKEGLFEACLQGVGHELGDTVRSDVGFDQVPRTIARQLSGQHVGEHPNQLLLLLRSSGDERAEEIRLGILRSFAERLAAATGRPPDGDDEHLLRAQIALSAALGLALLRSTTTMEPLASAREQDLIGPIEDLFHALLPGA from the coding sequence ATGACCATCGCCCGGCGCCGCGACGCGGCCGGCACCCGTCAGCTGCTGCTGCGTGCCGCCCGGAGCCGGTTCGCGCGCAACGGGTACGCGGCGACGACCGTCCGCGACATCGCCGACGAGGCCGGCGTCAACGTGGCGCTGATCAGCCGCTACTTCGCGTCCAAGGAAGGCCTGTTCGAGGCGTGCCTCCAGGGTGTCGGCCACGAACTCGGCGACACGGTCCGCTCCGACGTGGGCTTCGACCAGGTGCCCCGCACCATCGCCCGCCAACTTTCCGGCCAGCACGTCGGCGAGCACCCCAACCAACTGCTGCTCCTGCTGCGGTCGTCCGGCGACGAGCGGGCCGAGGAGATCCGGCTGGGCATCCTGCGCTCGTTCGCCGAACGCCTGGCGGCCGCGACCGGCCGCCCTCCGGACGGCGACGACGAGCACCTGCTCCGCGCCCAGATCGCCCTCTCGGCCGCCCTCGGGCTCGCTCTGCTCCGGTCAACGACCACAATGGAGCCCCTGGCGTCGGCGCGGGAGCAGGATCTGATCGGCCCCATCGAAGATCTCTTCCACGCGCTGCTGCCGGGCGCCTGA
- a CDS encoding MerR family transcriptional regulator: MERKHLLPGEFGAAARLSPKALRLYAEQGLLVPARVDPATGYRSYSPDQLPRARLIARLRALGLPLGRIGFLADLTPDARELELRGWLRTQRRLLDESAAVIEAVSVTDAALLDAVGLRDVPATKVLCRSRRIGSGALPELVRAAERDIRAHLRASGLPGDGTKLVYFQDLVTYDSDGLVEVAVTYDGSVEPAGDLHIRLVPAHVEAFLPVPERYEDLPLILRVYDAVEAWTDARAGVTCTGHPYEIYPGTGARFDVAYPVVR, encoded by the coding sequence GTGGAGAGGAAACACCTGCTGCCGGGCGAGTTCGGGGCGGCCGCGCGGCTGTCGCCGAAGGCGTTGCGGCTCTACGCCGAGCAGGGGCTGCTGGTGCCCGCCCGGGTCGATCCGGCGACCGGATACCGCTCCTACAGCCCCGACCAGTTGCCGCGGGCCCGGCTGATCGCGCGGCTGCGGGCGCTCGGGTTGCCGCTCGGCCGGATCGGCTTCCTCGCGGACCTCACGCCTGACGCCCGCGAGCTCGAGCTGCGCGGCTGGCTGCGGACCCAGCGCAGGCTGCTCGACGAGAGCGCGGCGGTGATCGAGGCGGTGTCCGTGACGGACGCCGCGCTGCTCGACGCGGTCGGCCTCCGCGACGTGCCCGCCACCAAGGTGCTGTGCCGCAGCCGGCGGATCGGTTCGGGTGCCCTGCCGGAGCTGGTCCGCGCGGCGGAGCGGGACATCCGGGCGCACCTGCGGGCTTCGGGGCTGCCCGGCGACGGCACCAAGCTCGTGTATTTCCAGGATCTGGTGACGTACGACAGCGACGGGCTGGTCGAGGTGGCGGTCACCTACGACGGGAGCGTCGAGCCGGCCGGCGATCTGCACATCCGGCTCGTGCCCGCGCATGTCGAGGCCTTCCTGCCCGTACCCGAGCGGTATGAGGATCTTCCCTTGATCTTGCGGGTGTACGACGCGGTCGAGGCCTGGACCGACGCCCGGGCCGGGGTCACCTGCACCGGCCATCCCTATGAGATCTATCCGGGAACCGGGGCGCGTTTCGACGTGGCCTACCCGGTCGTCCGCTGA
- a CDS encoding DUF3052 family protein, whose amino-acid sequence MTGYAGTRQLAKLGIRPGATWDVVGADDGWAFEEEPHDADRSAAAADVIVAFARDLPAVDAVIAGNERRIFPAGALWVAWPRKAAGHVSEVTENAIRDAALPRGLVDVKVAALDHDWSALKLVWRKERRA is encoded by the coding sequence ATGACGGGGTACGCCGGGACCAGGCAACTGGCCAAGCTGGGTATCCGCCCCGGCGCGACCTGGGACGTGGTCGGCGCTGACGACGGCTGGGCCTTCGAGGAGGAGCCGCACGACGCCGACCGCTCCGCCGCCGCGGCCGACGTGATCGTCGCCTTCGCCCGTGATCTGCCGGCCGTCGACGCGGTCATCGCCGGGAACGAGCGGCGGATCTTTCCCGCCGGCGCGCTCTGGGTGGCCTGGCCGCGCAAGGCCGCCGGTCACGTCAGCGAGGTCACCGAGAACGCCATCCGCGACGCCGCGCTGCCGCGGGGTCTCGTCGACGTGAAGGTCGCCGCCCTCGACCACGACTGGTCGGCCCTCAAGCTCGTCTGGCGCAAGGAACGCCGCGCCTGA